One region of Thermus albus genomic DNA includes:
- a CDS encoding HPP family protein has product MKVADLMTPHPDTIGPDATLEEAARRILEKRYGSLPVVDQEGCLLGLLQVEELLPHPENIPFSDVEALQLFGEWVAGDFLESIYQRYQQTPVKAVMRTELPRIHPEDPVGKALEALLKSDIRHLPVTDQENRVVGILTRSDFLKLILRRQ; this is encoded by the coding sequence ATGAAAGTAGCCGATCTCATGACCCCACACCCCGACACCATCGGCCCAGATGCCACTCTGGAGGAGGCTGCTCGGCGTATCCTGGAGAAGCGCTATGGTAGCCTGCCTGTGGTGGACCAGGAGGGATGCCTACTGGGGCTACTCCAAGTGGAGGAACTCCTGCCCCACCCCGAGAACATACCCTTTTCCGATGTGGAAGCCCTGCAGCTTTTCGGCGAGTGGGTAGCTGGCGACTTTCTAGAAAGCATCTACCAACGTTACCAGCAAACCCCGGTTAAGGCGGTCATGCGCACCGAACTGCCCCGCATCCACCCCGAAGACCCCGTGGGAAAGGCCCTGGAGGCCCTCTTGAAAAGCGACATCCGCCATCTACCGGTGACGGACCAGGAAAACCGCGTGGTAGGCATCCTAACTCGTAGCGACTTCCTCAAGCTCATCCTTAGGAGGCAGTGA
- a CDS encoding rhomboid family intramembrane serine protease, which yields MVPLYDINRARRPAHVVKGLVFLNALAFLWQLSVGLEWSAQAYGFIPALFFQDPLGEGYRLVTSMFLHGSFLHILSNMWFLWVFGDNVEDRMGHGRFLLFYLLGGVAAALAQGLFSLTSTIPMIGASGAVSAVLGAYYILFPRAYVVSVILFILPLFVTFPAGFYIGYWAFLQLLQGLLGLPGVAWWAHLGGFLFGALMARRFAPK from the coding sequence GTGGTTCCCCTCTACGACATCAACCGCGCCCGCCGGCCCGCCCACGTGGTCAAGGGCCTGGTTTTCCTCAACGCCTTGGCCTTTCTTTGGCAGCTTTCCGTGGGCCTGGAATGGTCCGCCCAAGCCTACGGTTTCATCCCCGCCCTCTTCTTCCAAGACCCCCTGGGGGAGGGCTACCGCCTTGTTACCAGCATGTTCCTCCACGGGAGCTTTCTTCATATCCTCTCCAATATGTGGTTCCTTTGGGTATTTGGGGACAACGTGGAAGACCGCATGGGACACGGCCGCTTTCTTCTCTTCTATCTCCTGGGGGGAGTGGCCGCCGCCTTGGCCCAGGGGCTTTTCTCCCTCACCTCCACCATCCCCATGATCGGGGCCAGCGGGGCGGTCTCCGCGGTCTTGGGCGCCTACTACATCCTCTTCCCTCGGGCCTATGTGGTCTCCGTGATCCTCTTCATCCTTCCCCTCTTCGTCACCTTCCCGGCAGGGTTCTACATCGGGTACTGGGCCTTCCTCCAGCTCCTCCAGGGGCTTTTGGGCCTTCCCGGGGTGGCCTGGTGGGCCCACCTGGGGGGGTTTCTCTTCGGCGCCCTCATGGCCCGGCGCTTTGCCCCAAAGTAG
- a CDS encoding cation:proton antiporter: MHGAGHILEVFYLIVAAQLLAFLFKRLNQPVVIGEVLAGVLVGPALLGLVHEGEILEFIAELGAIFLLFMVGLETRLKDILAVGKEAFLVAVLGVAFPFLGGYLFGLQIGFATLPSLFLGTALVATSVGITARVLQELGVLSRPYARVILGAAVIDDVLGLIVLAVVNGVAKTGQVETGAILQLILLSVAFVGLAVALSPLFARLPLERLPVGSPMGFALALGIGMAALAASIGLASIVGAFLGGMLLSEVREKYRLEEPIFAIESFLAPIFFAMVGVRLELSALISPATLVAGSVVTVIAILGKVLGGFLGALTQGVRSALTVGVGMAPRGEVGLIVAALGLAAGAVNEEEYAIVLFMVVFTTLFAPFALKPLIAWTERGLRQAKE, encoded by the coding sequence ATGCACGGAGCCGGGCACATCCTAGAGGTCTTCTATCTCATAGTGGCAGCCCAGTTGCTGGCCTTTCTATTTAAGCGCCTTAACCAGCCCGTGGTCATCGGGGAGGTACTGGCCGGCGTCCTGGTGGGCCCGGCCCTCTTGGGCCTGGTGCACGAGGGCGAGATACTGGAGTTCATCGCTGAGCTCGGGGCCATCTTCCTCCTCTTCATGGTGGGTTTGGAAACCCGGCTTAAGGATATCCTCGCCGTGGGCAAGGAGGCCTTCTTGGTGGCCGTCTTGGGGGTGGCCTTCCCCTTTCTGGGGGGTTACCTCTTTGGCCTGCAGATCGGCTTTGCCACCCTGCCTTCCTTGTTCTTGGGCACCGCCTTGGTGGCCACCAGCGTGGGGATCACCGCCAGGGTGCTGCAGGAGCTTGGAGTGCTCTCCCGCCCCTACGCCCGGGTAATCCTGGGAGCCGCCGTCATTGACGACGTGTTGGGCCTGATCGTGTTGGCGGTGGTGAACGGGGTGGCCAAAACCGGGCAAGTGGAAACCGGTGCCATCCTGCAGCTCATCCTGCTCTCCGTGGCCTTCGTGGGCCTGGCCGTGGCCCTTTCACCCCTCTTTGCCCGCCTACCCTTGGAGAGGCTTCCTGTAGGCAGCCCCATGGGCTTCGCCCTGGCCTTGGGAATCGGCATGGCGGCCTTGGCCGCTTCCATCGGCCTGGCCTCCATCGTAGGCGCCTTCCTGGGAGGGATGCTCCTTTCCGAGGTGCGGGAAAAGTACCGGCTGGAAGAGCCTATTTTCGCTATTGAAAGCTTCCTAGCCCCCATCTTTTTCGCCATGGTGGGGGTACGGTTGGAGCTTTCCGCCCTCATCTCCCCCGCCACCCTGGTGGCGGGGAGCGTGGTGACAGTCATCGCCATCCTGGGCAAAGTGTTGGGCGGTTTCCTGGGGGCCCTGACCCAAGGGGTGCGCTCGGCCCTCACCGTGGGGGTGGGCATGGCCCCCCGGGGGGAGGTGGGGTTGATCGTGGCCGCCCTGGGGCTTGCCGCGGGAGCGGTCAACGAGGAGGAGTATGCCATTGTGCTTTTCATGGTGGTCTTCACCACCCTCTTCGCCCCCTTTGCCCTTAAGCCCCTCATCGCCTGGACCGAAAGGGGCCTGCGCCAGGCTAAGGAATAG
- a CDS encoding protoglobin domain-containing protein, which translates to MDPGALLDLLKRRTGFTEAHAAMLQELGALMIPLAPEVALAFYDYLGQDSELREILHAVPGRVERLYGTFARWYGELFAGVYDQTYAEGRRRIGLVHARLGIGPRAMVPAMGIVQEISLEHLRSALRGPEVYGAVEAFEKILAIEVALIEESYLEALSLGLALGHRDLKEALAQGAATLLKAPGPGR; encoded by the coding sequence GTGGACCCCGGGGCCCTTCTGGACCTCCTCAAGCGCCGCACCGGTTTTACCGAGGCGCATGCGGCCATGCTCCAAGAGTTGGGAGCCTTGATGATTCCTTTGGCCCCCGAGGTGGCCTTGGCCTTCTACGACTACTTGGGGCAGGATAGCGAGCTTAGGGAGATCCTCCACGCGGTACCGGGAAGGGTGGAGCGGCTTTACGGCACCTTCGCCCGCTGGTATGGGGAGCTTTTTGCCGGTGTCTACGACCAGACCTATGCGGAGGGGAGGAGGCGCATCGGCTTGGTGCATGCCAGGCTGGGGATAGGCCCCCGGGCCATGGTCCCCGCCATGGGCATCGTGCAGGAGATTTCCTTAGAACACCTGCGCTCCGCCCTACGGGGCCCGGAGGTTTACGGGGCCGTGGAGGCCTTTGAGAAGATCCTTGCCATAGAGGTTGCCCTTATTGAGGAGAGCTACCTCGAGGCCCTCTCCTTGGGTTTGGCCTTGGGCCACCGGGACCTCAAGGAGGCCCTAGCCCAAGGGGCGGCCACCCTCCTCAAGGCTCCCGGGCCAGGTCGTTGA
- a CDS encoding transglycosylase SLT domain-containing protein yields MRGFLLLCLTLASCHAQGLPEPFATLEGGKVEEVRQVALGGQGYARMLAGWLLVDREEVPLAERAEYAWRYALFLEGVRAFEPGGEAKEAWRKAARLLQQAQDPRAFSAWEKLLPEREAVEALLSLGEGERLWLALFRGRAYEALLRVLPEGVRPDLHAQALFRLGRFQEALPHYQAWALEDPRGYLGLGYALWRLGRREEALEVLARYPHPESRYAQGRILEEMGRVLEAVQAYRQSTPEGLWRAAGLLERQGLKGEALPLYLTLAGGSSPYADDAALRAYLLAGKLGFVGVQKEAWTLLSGGLGLLVGKVPEPPPPAPVLSSSPETPLAEALLAGGKGEWARGVVRYALWQRPKDWPALVPLLYRLGAYREGIRAAWPTALAYPRPYREWVEGYARKESLDPNLLYALLHVESRFDPLAVSPTGALGLGQFLRSTWADVARMLGEAPADPFDPEASIRYAACHLRWLLERCAAYRGLEQVACAVTAYNGGIGYTLRGLAREGNLYAFLRFQDRDEPREYLAQVLSAYAAYRAIP; encoded by the coding sequence GTGCGCGGGTTTCTACTTCTCTGCCTAACCCTGGCTTCCTGCCATGCCCAAGGCCTTCCCGAGCCCTTTGCCACCTTGGAAGGAGGAAAGGTAGAGGAGGTGCGCCAGGTGGCCTTGGGGGGCCAGGGGTATGCCCGGATGCTGGCAGGCTGGCTCCTTGTGGACCGGGAGGAGGTGCCCTTGGCGGAGCGGGCGGAGTATGCTTGGCGCTACGCCCTCTTCCTGGAAGGGGTAAGGGCCTTTGAACCGGGCGGGGAGGCCAAGGAGGCTTGGCGCAAGGCGGCGCGCCTCTTGCAACAGGCCCAAGACCCCCGGGCCTTCTCCGCCTGGGAGAAGCTTCTGCCGGAAAGAGAGGCTGTGGAAGCCCTCCTCTCCCTGGGTGAAGGGGAAAGGCTTTGGTTGGCCCTATTCCGGGGTAGGGCCTATGAGGCGCTGCTCAGGGTTCTTCCCGAAGGCGTGCGCCCGGACCTCCACGCCCAGGCGCTTTTCCGCTTGGGGCGCTTCCAGGAGGCTTTGCCCCACTACCAGGCCTGGGCCCTGGAAGACCCGAGGGGATACCTGGGCCTGGGCTACGCCCTTTGGCGGCTTGGGCGAAGGGAGGAGGCCTTGGAAGTCCTGGCCCGTTACCCCCACCCGGAAAGCCGCTACGCCCAGGGGCGGATCCTGGAGGAGATGGGGAGGGTCCTCGAGGCGGTACAGGCCTACCGGCAAAGCACCCCAGAAGGCCTTTGGCGGGCTGCGGGGCTGCTAGAGCGGCAAGGCCTTAAGGGGGAGGCCCTTCCCCTTTACCTCACCTTGGCCGGTGGGAGCAGCCCTTACGCCGATGACGCCGCCCTAAGGGCCTACCTCCTGGCGGGGAAGTTGGGTTTTGTGGGGGTGCAAAAGGAGGCCTGGACCCTCCTTTCCGGGGGGCTTGGCCTCCTGGTGGGTAAGGTGCCCGAGCCCCCGCCTCCCGCTCCTGTCCTATCCTCCTCTCCCGAAACCCCTTTGGCGGAGGCACTCCTGGCAGGCGGCAAAGGGGAGTGGGCCCGGGGGGTGGTGCGCTACGCCCTTTGGCAAAGGCCTAAGGACTGGCCAGCCCTGGTGCCCCTCCTTTACCGCCTGGGAGCTTACCGGGAGGGCATCCGGGCCGCCTGGCCCACCGCCTTGGCCTATCCCCGTCCCTACCGGGAGTGGGTGGAAGGGTATGCCCGAAAGGAAAGCCTTGACCCCAATCTGCTGTACGCCCTTCTCCACGTGGAAAGCCGCTTTGACCCCCTGGCGGTAAGCCCCACGGGGGCCTTGGGCCTGGGCCAGTTCCTAAGGAGCACCTGGGCGGATGTGGCCCGCATGTTGGGTGAAGCTCCCGCCGATCCTTTTGATCCCGAGGCCAGCATCCGTTACGCCGCCTGCCACCTGCGCTGGCTCCTGGAGCGCTGCGCCGCCTACAGGGGTCTGGAGCAAGTGGCCTGCGCGGTCACCGCCTATAACGGCGGCATCGGCTATACCCTAAGGGGCCTCGCCCGGGAAGGGAACCTCTATGCCTTTCTCCGCTTCCAAGATAGGGATGAGCCCCGGGAGTACCTGGCCCAGGTGCTTTCCGCCTATGCCGCCTACCGGGCTATTCCTTAG
- a CDS encoding molybdopterin-dependent oxidoreductase, whose translation MLSRRELLKLGVLSGSGVLLGEKATELLSQAEAAAQRAPGFYPLNDPENQIYSVCLQCNTGCPIKVKLYEGVAAKIDGSPYAPWTLYPHLPLETSLERAAKVDGGICPKGQTGLQTVYDPYRIRKVLKRAGPRGSGKWKEIPFAQAVKEIAEGGKLFAEIGDERDYPGLKDIWALKDPEVMKAMKARVEEIWQEKDRDKKKALVERFKEEFKDHLHTLIDPDHPDLGPKNNQAVFAYGRLKAGRSEFFKWFFQNSLGSANFHGHTTVCQGSLYFTGKAMSYQLAYDEKKGAYTWTGGEKFYWQADLTGAEFVIFVGANIFEGNYGPPLRVKEVTQGAATGKLRYVVLDPRAQKGVAHAVKWIPTKAGYDAAVAFGMMRWMFEKGRFDARFLSAANKGAAKALGEPSWTNATWLVEIDEKGFPTKLLRMSHLGMAPEVRILDGKEVVFDHPMVLVQGKPTPVDPQSEDQPVFGDLFVDTTLKGIRVKSALQLIREEAFSRSLEEWAKLAGVTPEDIVWLAYEFTSHGKKAVVDIHRGVSQHTNGFYNTFAWNVLNALIGNYDHHGGLVRASTYDIVGKKAEGPFYMEKLHPKKLEPFGISLIRHEVEYEKTTLFEGYPAKRPWFPHSSDVYQEILPSAAQGYPYPVKILFHYMGSPAYALPAGHTQIQAMLDPEKIPLIVAFDIVVGDTYLYADYIIPDLTYLERWEFHGSHPNVVWKVQTIRQPAIPPIPEEVEVFGEKMPISAEAFFLALAEYLGMPGFGEKGFKNGMPFRRPEDFYLKLVANLAFGEKADGSEAVPEADDRELEIFQKARRHLPPSVFDLEKWKAAIGDEGLFRRAVYVLNRGGRFQRFEKAFRPDGTVANPYGRQINLYLEKHAKTKNSMTGKPYWPLPRLFPPYTDALGQPIQDGEDFDLNLITHRWVTMTKSRTISNYWLLNITPENYIAIHPEDARRLGFKDRELVKVVSASNPEGVWDLGPLGKKPMVGKLKVMEGIRPGHIAFALGFGHWAYGASDLEINGQVIKADPRRATGIHANAAMRVDPVLKDVGLSDLTGGSAVFYDSKVRLVRPTLEEAGTYGEGVRKAALGGPEGVSAEEIREKALKAARGELDPEALRREVALRLGLDPRA comes from the coding sequence ATGCTTTCCCGGCGCGAACTCTTGAAGCTGGGCGTGCTTTCCGGAAGCGGGGTTCTTCTGGGCGAGAAGGCCACGGAGCTTCTTTCCCAGGCCGAGGCAGCGGCCCAGAGGGCTCCCGGTTTCTACCCCTTGAACGATCCCGAGAACCAGATCTACTCCGTCTGTTTGCAGTGCAACACCGGTTGCCCCATTAAGGTCAAGCTCTACGAGGGGGTGGCGGCCAAGATTGACGGAAGCCCTTATGCTCCCTGGACCCTCTACCCCCACCTTCCCCTGGAGACGTCTTTGGAAAGGGCGGCCAAGGTGGATGGGGGGATTTGCCCCAAAGGGCAGACGGGCTTGCAGACCGTGTACGATCCCTACCGCATCCGCAAGGTCTTGAAGCGGGCTGGCCCCAGGGGTAGCGGCAAGTGGAAGGAGATCCCCTTTGCGCAGGCGGTGAAGGAGATCGCCGAGGGGGGGAAGCTCTTCGCCGAGATTGGGGACGAGCGGGACTACCCGGGCCTGAAGGACATCTGGGCCCTTAAGGACCCGGAGGTGATGAAGGCCATGAAGGCCCGGGTGGAGGAGATTTGGCAGGAGAAGGATCGGGATAAGAAAAAAGCTTTGGTGGAGCGCTTTAAGGAGGAGTTTAAGGACCACCTGCACACGCTCATTGACCCCGACCACCCCGACCTCGGGCCCAAGAACAACCAGGCGGTCTTTGCCTATGGCCGCCTTAAGGCCGGGCGCAGCGAGTTCTTCAAGTGGTTCTTCCAAAACAGCCTAGGCTCAGCGAACTTCCACGGGCATACCACGGTTTGCCAGGGCTCCCTCTACTTCACGGGTAAGGCCATGAGTTACCAGCTGGCCTACGACGAGAAGAAGGGGGCCTACACCTGGACAGGGGGGGAGAAGTTCTACTGGCAGGCGGATCTCACGGGAGCGGAGTTTGTGATCTTCGTGGGAGCCAATATCTTTGAGGGGAACTATGGTCCACCCCTGAGGGTAAAGGAGGTGACTCAGGGAGCGGCCACGGGGAAGCTAAGGTATGTGGTGCTGGACCCTCGAGCCCAGAAGGGGGTGGCCCACGCCGTCAAGTGGATTCCCACCAAAGCGGGCTACGACGCCGCCGTGGCCTTTGGCATGATGCGTTGGATGTTTGAGAAGGGGCGGTTTGATGCCCGCTTCCTCTCTGCGGCCAACAAGGGAGCGGCCAAGGCCCTCGGCGAGCCCAGCTGGACCAACGCCACCTGGCTGGTGGAGATAGACGAGAAAGGTTTCCCCACCAAGCTCCTGCGCATGAGCCACCTGGGGATGGCCCCGGAGGTCCGCATCTTGGACGGCAAGGAGGTGGTTTTTGACCACCCCATGGTCCTGGTGCAGGGCAAACCCACCCCGGTAGACCCGCAGAGCGAGGACCAGCCCGTCTTCGGGGACCTCTTCGTGGACACCACCCTTAAGGGCATCCGGGTGAAAAGCGCCCTCCAGCTTATCCGGGAGGAGGCCTTCAGCCGAAGCCTAGAGGAGTGGGCAAAGTTGGCGGGCGTCACGCCGGAGGACATCGTCTGGCTAGCCTACGAGTTCACCAGCCATGGCAAGAAGGCGGTGGTGGACATCCACCGTGGGGTCAGCCAACACACCAACGGCTTCTACAACACTTTTGCCTGGAATGTCTTGAACGCCTTGATCGGCAACTACGACCACCATGGGGGGCTTGTGCGCGCCAGTACCTACGACATCGTGGGTAAGAAGGCGGAGGGGCCCTTCTACATGGAGAAGCTCCACCCCAAGAAGCTGGAGCCCTTTGGCATCAGCCTGATCCGCCACGAGGTGGAATACGAGAAAACCACCCTTTTTGAGGGATATCCTGCTAAGCGGCCCTGGTTCCCCCATAGCTCCGACGTCTACCAGGAGATCCTGCCCTCCGCTGCCCAGGGGTACCCCTACCCGGTGAAGATTCTCTTCCACTACATGGGTTCCCCCGCTTACGCCCTACCCGCTGGCCATACCCAGATCCAGGCCATGCTGGATCCGGAAAAGATCCCCCTGATCGTGGCCTTTGACATCGTGGTGGGGGATACTTACCTGTATGCCGATTACATCATCCCTGATCTCACCTACCTGGAGCGCTGGGAGTTCCACGGTAGCCACCCCAACGTGGTGTGGAAGGTGCAGACCATCCGCCAGCCCGCGATACCCCCCATTCCCGAGGAGGTGGAGGTTTTTGGGGAGAAGATGCCCATCTCCGCAGAGGCCTTCTTCCTGGCCCTGGCGGAGTACTTGGGTATGCCGGGGTTTGGGGAAAAGGGGTTCAAAAACGGCATGCCCTTCCGCAGGCCTGAGGACTTCTACCTAAAACTGGTGGCCAACCTAGCCTTCGGGGAGAAGGCCGATGGCTCGGAGGCGGTGCCCGAGGCCGATGACCGGGAGCTGGAGATCTTCCAGAAGGCCCGCCGCCACCTGCCCCCTTCGGTGTTTGACCTGGAGAAGTGGAAGGCGGCCATCGGGGATGAGGGCCTCTTCCGGCGGGCCGTGTACGTCCTGAACCGTGGCGGGCGTTTCCAACGGTTTGAGAAGGCCTTCAGACCTGACGGTACCGTGGCCAACCCCTATGGCAGGCAGATCAACCTGTACCTGGAAAAACACGCCAAGACCAAAAACAGCATGACCGGAAAGCCTTACTGGCCTCTACCCCGTCTGTTCCCTCCCTACACGGATGCCTTGGGCCAGCCCATCCAGGATGGCGAGGATTTTGACCTCAACCTGATCACCCATCGCTGGGTCACCATGACCAAGAGCCGTACCATTTCCAACTACTGGCTGCTCAACATCACCCCCGAGAACTACATCGCCATCCATCCCGAGGACGCCAGGCGGTTGGGCTTTAAGGATAGGGAGCTGGTCAAGGTGGTTTCCGCCAGCAACCCCGAAGGGGTTTGGGACTTGGGGCCCTTGGGCAAGAAGCCCATGGTGGGCAAGCTGAAGGTCATGGAGGGCATCCGCCCCGGGCACATCGCCTTCGCCTTGGGGTTCGGCCACTGGGCCTACGGGGCCAGCGACCTGGAGATCAACGGCCAGGTGATCAAGGCCGATCCCCGTAGGGCCACGGGCATCCACGCCAACGCCGCCATGCGGGTGGACCCGGTGCTGAAGGATGTGGGGCTTTCGGACCTGACCGGGGGAAGCGCCGTCTTCTACGATTCCAAGGTGCGTCTGGTGCGCCCCACCCTCGAGGAGGCCGGGACCTATGGGGAGGGGGTGCGGAAGGCGGCCCTGGGTGGGCCGGAGGGGGTGAGCGCTGAGGAGATTAGGGAAAAGGCTCTGAAGGCGGCCCGCGGGGAGCTGGACCCCGAGGCCCTGCGGCGGGAGGTGGCCCTTAGGCTAGGGCTGGACCCCAGGGCCTAA
- a CDS encoding replicative DNA helicase, protein MEGRIPPHSLEAEQSVLGAILLDSDVLDELEGLLPSPEAFYAEAHRKIYAAMQTLRSKGSPVDLVTLAEELSRRGELEGVGGLSYLVQLSEATPTAAYAEHYARIVAEKWTLRKLIQAAGEAMRLAYEEAGSLDEILDTAGKRILEVALTQTDTEARAIRELVHETFEHIESLFQNKGEVAGVRTGFKELDQLIGTLAPGSLNIIAARPAMGKTAFALTIAQNAALKEGVGVGIYSLEMPASQLTLRLMCSEARIDMNRVRLGQLTDRDFSRLVDVAGRLSEAPIYIDDTPDLTLMELRARARRLRSQHDVGLLIIDYLQLMSGPGAGRQGENRQQEIAAISRGLKALARELNVPVIALSQLSRAVEARPNKRPMLSDLRESGCLAGDTLVQLADGSRKPIRDLVGKSGFQVLALNEATLKLEAATVSRAFATGVKPVYALTTQLGRRIRATANHKFLTPTGWKRLDELRPGDWVALPRGLDIVTQHTLRDEELALLGHLIGDGCTLPRHTHQYTTRDPDLAHGVVQLARTVFGDAVNPRIKAERGWFQVYLSASRRLGKGIRNPIAEWLEELGIWGLRAHEKRVPEPVFHHPPSAIARFLRHLWSTDGCIHILKGEKPYPRVYYATSSEALALDVQTLLLHLGINSRIRRVSQKGRGRDQFHVILTGHHDLSTFLNQVGAVGARQAKAVKEVEVYLQSHNSNPNRDVIPVEVWLPAIRPVLQVSGLSQRELYRAVGVAYAGSTLFRQNLSRDRALRMAHALKWETLSQLATSDVYWDKVASIQPDGVEEVFDLTVPGPHNFVANNIIVHNSIEQDADLVMFIYRDEYYNPHSEKAGIAEIIVGKQRNGPTGTVELQFHAAHVRFNDLAREP, encoded by the coding sequence ATGGAAGGACGTATTCCCCCCCACAGCCTCGAGGCGGAACAGAGCGTCCTGGGGGCCATTCTCCTGGATTCGGACGTCCTGGACGAACTGGAAGGCCTCCTCCCCTCCCCCGAGGCCTTTTATGCCGAGGCCCACCGCAAGATCTATGCGGCCATGCAAACCCTGAGGTCCAAAGGGAGCCCCGTGGACCTGGTGACCCTGGCGGAGGAGCTTTCCCGTCGGGGGGAGCTGGAAGGGGTTGGGGGGTTGAGCTACCTGGTGCAGCTTTCCGAGGCCACCCCCACCGCCGCCTATGCGGAGCACTACGCCCGCATCGTGGCGGAGAAGTGGACCCTAAGAAAGCTCATCCAAGCAGCGGGGGAGGCCATGCGCCTGGCCTATGAGGAGGCGGGAAGCCTGGATGAGATACTGGACACCGCAGGGAAAAGGATCCTCGAGGTGGCCCTCACCCAGACGGATACCGAGGCCCGGGCCATACGGGAGTTAGTCCACGAAACCTTTGAGCACATAGAGTCCCTCTTTCAAAACAAGGGAGAGGTGGCCGGGGTGCGCACCGGCTTCAAGGAGCTGGACCAGCTCATCGGCACCCTGGCCCCGGGCTCCTTAAACATCATCGCCGCCCGCCCCGCCATGGGAAAGACCGCCTTCGCCCTCACCATCGCCCAAAACGCCGCCCTAAAAGAGGGGGTGGGGGTGGGGATCTACTCCTTAGAGATGCCCGCCTCCCAGCTCACCTTACGCCTCATGTGCTCGGAGGCCCGGATTGATATGAACCGGGTGCGCCTGGGCCAGCTCACAGACCGCGACTTCTCCCGCCTGGTGGACGTGGCGGGAAGGCTTTCCGAGGCCCCCATCTACATTGACGACACCCCGGACCTCACCCTGATGGAGCTTAGGGCCCGGGCAAGAAGGCTTAGGAGCCAGCACGACGTGGGCCTATTGATCATAGATTATCTCCAACTCATGTCTGGCCCCGGGGCCGGCAGACAAGGGGAAAACCGCCAGCAGGAGATCGCCGCCATCTCCCGTGGGCTTAAGGCCCTAGCTCGTGAACTCAACGTGCCCGTGATTGCCCTAAGCCAGCTTTCCCGGGCGGTGGAGGCCAGGCCCAACAAGCGTCCTATGCTTTCGGACTTAAGGGAGTCGGGCTGCTTGGCGGGAGACACCTTAGTCCAGCTGGCCGATGGCTCAAGGAAACCCATCCGCGACCTGGTAGGCAAGTCCGGATTTCAAGTTCTGGCCCTCAACGAAGCTACCTTGAAGCTAGAAGCGGCCACGGTGAGCCGGGCCTTTGCCACAGGGGTAAAACCCGTCTACGCCCTGACCACACAACTGGGACGCCGCATCCGCGCCACCGCCAACCACAAGTTCCTAACCCCAACGGGATGGAAGCGCCTGGATGAGCTTCGGCCTGGGGACTGGGTAGCCTTGCCTCGCGGGTTGGATATAGTTACCCAACACACCCTTAGGGACGAGGAGCTCGCCCTTCTCGGGCACCTCATCGGGGATGGTTGTACCCTACCCCGTCACACCCACCAATACACAACGCGAGACCCAGACCTTGCCCACGGGGTAGTTCAACTGGCTAGGACCGTGTTTGGAGATGCGGTCAATCCCCGGATCAAGGCTGAACGGGGGTGGTTCCAAGTCTACCTGAGCGCAAGCCGGCGCCTTGGGAAGGGTATCCGCAATCCCATAGCGGAGTGGTTGGAGGAGCTCGGGATCTGGGGACTAAGGGCTCACGAAAAGCGGGTGCCGGAACCGGTATTCCATCACCCTCCCTCTGCCATCGCCCGCTTCCTCCGTCATCTTTGGTCTACGGATGGGTGCATTCACATCTTGAAAGGGGAAAAACCTTACCCAAGGGTTTACTATGCCACCAGTAGCGAAGCGCTGGCTTTGGACGTTCAGACCCTTTTGCTTCACCTGGGCATTAACTCCCGCATTCGGCGCGTTTCGCAAAAGGGAAGGGGCCGCGACCAGTTCCACGTCATCCTCACTGGACACCACGACCTAAGTACTTTCCTCAATCAGGTGGGCGCCGTGGGTGCCCGTCAGGCTAAAGCTGTAAAGGAAGTGGAGGTTTACCTTCAAAGTCACAACAGCAATCCTAACCGGGATGTGATCCCTGTAGAGGTATGGTTGCCTGCCATTCGGCCCGTGTTACAGGTATCAGGGCTTTCCCAGAGGGAACTCTACCGCGCCGTGGGCGTGGCCTACGCAGGCAGCACGCTCTTTAGACAAAACCTAAGCCGGGACCGGGCCCTGCGAATGGCCCATGCTCTGAAATGGGAGACCTTAAGCCAGCTGGCTACCAGCGATGTTTACTGGGACAAGGTGGCCTCCATCCAGCCGGATGGGGTGGAGGAGGTATTTGACCTCACTGTCCCCGGTCCACACAACTTCGTTGCCAACAACATCATCGTCCACAACTCTATTGAGCAGGACGCGGACCTGGTCATGTTCATCTACCGGGACGAGTACTATAACCCCCATTCGGAAAAGGCGGGCATCGCCGAGATCATCGTGGGCAAGCAACGCAACGGCCCCACCGGCACCGTGGAGCTCCAGTTCCACGCCGCCCACGTGCGCTTCAACGACCTGGCCCGGGAGCCTTGA